The proteins below are encoded in one region of Equus przewalskii isolate Varuska chromosome 1, EquPr2, whole genome shotgun sequence:
- the MKRN3 gene encoding probable E3 ubiquitin-protein ligase makorin-3 yields the protein MEEPAAPSEPSGAARAPVGAVAAGEGAAGPSVPVRPASRQPVAPSPALLRTSRRRPAQASGGGAGPSWLPSRSTGSWTKQITCRYYLHGMCKEGENCRYSHDLSGRQMARESRSSSPQASTDRGASTAAHVETLPQEVAEAPPAASSRSLPVIGSAAERGFFEVARYNVGLEAAGGAGAEGWADAVEFVPGQPYWGRSTFTVPEAHLQSLVTAREQIAVGVGEQLCRDAAMGRCFRGESCMYQHGEICDMCGLQVLHPVDAVQREEHIRACVEAHEKDMELSFAVQRSMDKVCGICMEVVYDRVNPSDRRFGILSNCNHAYCLRCIRRWRSARHFGSRLVKSCPQCRVTSNFVIPSEFWVEEEEEKQKLIQQYKEAMSNKTCRYFAQSGGFCPFGENCFYKHADPEGLGEEPVQVGEGNMPFKRCKKELVMLRLANLLFKCFLSVGDNELPFLEDQWDLLHYELEKIFKFESVALCCGMWSSVLRLCHPLLPVFCL from the coding sequence ATGGAAGAGCCTGCAGCTCCCTCTGAACCCTCTGGGGCAGCCAGGGCCCCTGTGGGTGCCGTGGCAGCAGGGGAGGGTGCAGCTGGGCCCAGTGTCCCCGTGCGCCCGGCCTCCCGGCAGCCTGTGGCTCCAAGCCCAGCCCTCCTCCGAACGTCACGTCGGAGGCCTGCCCAGGCctcagggggaggggctgggcccagCTGGCTGCCTAGCCGGAGCACCGGCAGCTGGACAAAGCAAATCACCTGCAGGTATTATCTGCATGGGATGTGCAAGGAGGGGGAGAACTGTCGCTACTCCCACGACCTCTCAGGCCGGCAGATGGCCAGGGAGAGCCGCAGTTCATCGCCTCAGGCCTCTACAGACCGAGGTGCCAGTACGGCTGCGCACGTTGAGACCCTGCCTCAGGAAGTAGCGGAAGCCCCCCCTGCTGCGTCCTCACGCTCCTTGCCTGTGATTGGCTCAGCTGCTGAAAGGGGTTTCTTTGAAGTGGCCAGATACAATGTAGGCCTGGAAgctgcaggaggagcaggtgcagaaGGCTGGGCAGATGCCGTTGAGTTTGTTCCCGGGCAACCCTACTGGGGCCGCAGCACCTTTACTGTTCCCGAGGCTCATCTGCAGAGCCTAGTGACTGCGAGGGAGCAGATTGCTGTGGGCGTGGGGGAGCAGCTTTGCCGCGATGCTGCCATGGGGCGGTGCTTTCGTGGGGAGAGCTGTATGTATCAACATGGAGAGATATGCGATATGTGTGGGCTGCAGGTCTTACACCCGGTGGATGCTGTCCAGAGGGAAGAGCACATAAGGGCCTGTGTTGAAGCACATGAGAAGGATATGGAACTCTCGTTTGCTGTGCAGCGCAGTATGGACAAAGTGTGTGGCATCTGCATGGAGGTTGTCTATGACAGAGTCAACCCCAGTGACCGCCGCTTTGGCATCCTCTCCAACTGCAACCATGCCTACTGTCTTAGGTGTATCCGCAGGTGGAGGAGTGCCAGACACTTTGGGAGCAGGCTGGTCAAATCCTGCCCACAGTGCAGGGTCACCTCCAACTTTGTCATACCCAGTGAGTTCTGggtggaggaagaagaagagaagcagaaacttATTCAGCAGTACAAGGAGGCAATGAGCAACAAGACCTGCAGGTATTTTGCTCAAAGTGGGGGTTTTTGCCCATTTGGAGAGAACTGCTTTTACAAGCATGCAGACCCTGAGGGCCTGGGAGAGGAGCCTGTGCAGGTGGGAGAGGGCAACATGCCCTTTAAACGCTGTAAAAAAGAGCTTGTCATGCTTCGGCTGGCCAATCTGTTGTTTAAGTGTTTTCTTTCAGTGGGAGACAATGAGCTCCCCTTCTTGGAGGACCAGTGGGACTTGCTTCATTATGagctagaaaaaatatttaaatttgagtCTGTAGCATTATGCTGTGGCATGTGGTCTAGTGTGCTGAGGCTCTGTCATCCGCTATTGCCTGTTTTCTGTTTATAG